tatttatataaaaatatataaattataaatcacaaatatattaatttatacatttatataatattcatttataattatatgtatttataataatatacatttatacatttataaatatattagtattaAAAGTTATATTGCCAAATACGTGCTATAAAGTCATATTGCATAGTATTCTATTTAAAAGTCATATTGCTAATTTATACTCCATAAAGCTACTTTACGTAATTGGTTTGAGAGAATGATGAAGTCTCTAATGGGACATGTCTGACCAATTACATACTTAATTTATGTCTAATGGGACATGTCTAGATTCCTGACATTTAATTTATGTCCAATACGCAAGTGGTATTAACACATTTATGGAATTGGTTATACTCATACAAAACATGCTTATATAAACATATATACAGCTATATACATCCCTTATCATGGCCTGGAACAACCGCCGTGGTGCTAGAGGACGCAATGCGGACCGCATGAGGCAAGATGAGGAAGATGAGGCCTTACTTCTTATGAGTGCATCGTTAATGTTAATGCATCCGTCACTTGCACACGTGGATAATAATCAACCACTTCCGCAACATGATGGTTCATTCACAGATAGGCAGTGGGTGGAACGCGTACTCTACGGTCATCATAGACGCTCAATAGACAACATGCGTATCACGACTGATAATTTCTTGCTACTGTCCAATATCCTTGTCGAGAGACAGTACGTTCCACACAATTACCAACAGCGCGTACCCATACAGGAGGCGCTTGCTATGACTTTAATGTTGGTCAGCCACAAGCATACGCACCGTGTGTTGGGGACTATTTTTGATCGATCCATCGAGACGATTAATCGAAATATAAAAAAGGTGCTCCGAGGCCTGTGTCTATTTGCAGCTGAAATAATACGACCGGGTGACCAGACTGCAGTTCATCCACGAATTGCAAACTCAACTAATTTTTATCCGTGGTTCAAGGTAATGTGGAAAGAATACTGATTTTTGGTGACTCTGTAGTACGATGATTCTATAAAGttgattatatattttttacacATATTAGGATGCCGTGGGAGCGATGGATGGCACCCACATCTCAGCTTGTCCTCCGACAGGCGAGCAAATGGCATATACAAATCGGCACGGGTGGCAATCACAGAATGTTCTGGCAGTTTGTGACCATGACATGCGCTTCATCTATGTGTATGCTGGATGGGAGGGAAGTGCACACGATGCGCGAGTGTTGGAGTCAGCATTAGCATATCCGTCCGATTTTCCACTGCCGCAACCTGGTAAGTGATGGGTCCAATATTTCAAGTCAAGCATGTGCTATGCTTTATTACCACAACTCCTATTTTTTATCGCGTTTATTAATTAGAATAACTTTGTCAAATAGGCCAGTACTACTTAGTTGATGCGGCATACAGGAATGCTCCTGGTTTCATGCCCCCGTATAAGAACGTGGGGTCCGAATCTCCGTCAAAGACCTTGTTCAATACTCGACATTCGCAACTTCGCAATGTCATTGAGCGCACATTCGGTGTGCTTAAGAAAAGATTCAAATGGTTAAAGGGTCCGGTAGATAATTTCTATATGAGCACTCAAATCAGTATAGTCATTGCTTGTTGTGCGTTGCACAACTTTTTAAGGATGCACCAACCAGAAGATGCTCATTTTCAACGGTTTGAATCACAAGACGTGCACTTAAATGAAGAGCCAGAAATAGGCGGGCTAGTACCTCAGTCGTTCGCATTAAACGTGTCTCCTGCAGAGCTGGCGGAATGGAAAGCTAAACGAGACTACATAGCGACTCAAATGTATGCAGCACGAGGGCGACGCCGCCGTTAAGTGTTCATCGCATTAAGTAGGATTGTAATTGTCCCTAAAATATATTTTCCCATGTGTAGAATGTACTTAAAATGTCCTCGATTTCCAACTTCTAAATTAATCTGTACCGTTTGGGTATTAAGTATGCAATTGGTTTAGCGTAAACGTAgtataaaatcaaaattttcgaagtcaaagtcaaaattttcgaagtcaaagtcaaagtcaaagtcaaagtcaCATGCTTAAATTCAATAATAAGCACCTGTCCAAACGCTAATTTACACGATTTACTTGCTATCCAAACGCCTATTTCATATTTACGCGATCTTAAAAAGTAACctaaaaaatatcccaaataacttacaatccaaacaaacccctTATCAAGGCGTTGCATGCATCTGCTGTTAGGGGACACTCCGGCTAAGAGGTTGCCTGCAAAGGGTGCAAGCTCTGTTTTACTGGCTGGGCATTAAGAAAGACGTAATACAGTTTGTGAGATCATGTGACGTGTGCCAAAGGAGTAAGCACGAAAACGTCCCCTACCCCGGCTTGCTCCAACCACTACCGGTTCCTCAGCATGCGTGGTCCCAAATAACTATGGATTTCATCGAACAGTTGCCCTTATCTCAGGGGTTTAACACGATATTCGTGGTAGTAGATCGTTTCACCAAGTTCAGCCATTTTATGCGCCTTTCTCACCCTTATTCAGCTCAACAAGTGGCCACGGTGTTTCTTGATAATGTGTATAAACTTCACGGCTTACCAGAAGTTATCGTGTCCGATCGAGACCGAATGTTTCTTAGTGGGTTCTGGCAGGAGTTGTTCAAGCTACTGGGGACCAGACTTCGTTATAGTTCCTCCTATCACCCACAAACGGATGGGCAAAGTGAGCGAGTTAACCAATGCCTGGAAACGTATCTCAAATGTATGTGTAATGAGCACCCAACGCAGTGGAGTGTTTGGCTGTCGACGGCGAAATTCTGGTACAACACAAACTTCCGCACCAGCTTACAACTTTCCCCCTTCGAAGCACTATACGGGTACAAACCAGCTCACATCCCGTTGGGATCTTTCCACGACAGTGTGATTCCAGCTACGGCAGACATGGTGCAAGAACGACTACAGATCACGTCACTAATCAAGGAGAATTTGGCCAAAGCGCAGAATCGGATGAAACACTATGCGGACAAACATCGCTCCGAAAGGACTTTGCAAGTAGGAGAGTGGGTTTTCCTCAAATTGCAGCCGTATAGACAGAAGACTATAGCTATGCGGAGGAGCCTTAAGCTGTCCGCCAAGTACTTTGGACCTTTTCACATCATTGAAAAGGTGGGAACCATAGCTTATAAGTTACAATTACCACCCGGAGCTAGAGTCCATCTGGTATTCCACGTTTCGCttcttaaaagaaaaattggtGACACTCAGACAGCTGTACCTGTCTTGCCCGAGCTTGATGCAACAGATCAGTGTTTGCTGCAGCCTGAGCAAGTGATGAAGCGTAGGGTCACCATGAGGGAATCTCAACCCGTGATACAATATTTGATCAAATGGAACCATTTTCCGGACTCTGAGGCCTCCTTGGAAGATAAGAGCTTCATTGATAAAATGTTTCCAGATTTCAAAGTTTGAGGACAAGCTTTCTTTATGAGGAAGGGATTGTCAGGGACCTAGGCGAATTATACCGTTTCATTCACTGAAGTCTGCGTTTTAGGAATAAGTCATTGGACCCAAAACGGTGCCGTGGAACTAATGCTGGTAGTTAGTTAGGTTAGTTCCTTTTGTTATTCACGTGTATTGATTTTCTACTGATTAGGCAGGTTATAAATAGTAAGCTTGTAATAGAATCAAgcttaagaaaagaaataacagATTTGTTCTCTCTCTCCTGTTGACGTCTACTCTCTCCTCTCCCTCGCACTCTGTTTTTCCCAATTCTCCCTTCCCTCTCTCTATCCGTCTCAGCAATCTCCCAATTTCTAACTTAGGGCCCTGACACTTTACTGGGAGAGAGTCCCAATCTCGTTCCACACGATCCCAGCGGTTTCTCACCCTCCTTGCTTGGACGTATCATTACTAAGCTACGTAATCGGCAAATTGCTCAAATGGTCCTTCAATGCTGGCAAATCTTATTTTGTTAGTTTTTGAACTTTAGAATAAAGTAAATTATCCATCAACGTATGGTAAGTTTACcacattcaaatttcaaattcttCTTTTATACATTAACGGTGTATATATTATCAAGAAGATTAGATGTATGATAAtgaatttgattttgaatctGAAATCTAAATTTTACACATATATTATGCATCTAAATATGACAGTGTTTTCAAATTTAAAAGATGGGTTTGATTGTAAAGATATACATAACTTAACTATAAGACCTAATAATGAGGTAACCCCAACCACTAAATTATTAGAAGACTCgtataaatataataatatgaGTTTTTGTCGACATGATGAGCTAATATGCAGTCACACTTCACATAAATTAAGTCATGTGAAACCTTTACTAATcttattttcacaaaatttgactTAGTGTACTAATTTATGCACATATATTCGAAAATTACCTGTCTCATTGTCAAGCAATTGATAAGAATAATTCACTATTGATTTTAGCAATTTAGTGGCAATGTGTCAATGCGATATTTACAGGACTAAAATCATAAATCTATgataatcaatttgattttgaatctgaaacctaaattttgcatatgtatTTCGCATCAAACTATGACAATGCATAAAAAATTTAGTTTCAAATTTAAAAGTTGGGTTTGATTATAAAAATATGCATACCTTCACTATACGACCTAATAATGAGGTAACCCCAACCCCTAAATTATTAGAAGACTCATATAAATACAATAATATGAGTTTTCGTCGACATGATAAGCTAATATGTAATTACACTTCACATAAATACTAATTTATGCACATGTATTCGAATATTGCCCATCTCATTGTCAAGCAACTGATAAGAATAGTTCACTATTGATTTTAGCGTCGAAGCGTCGCTGCAATATTTGCAGgactaaaatgataaatctaTGAAATTTGTTTCATGAAAGCTTTTAATATGAAAGTTGAAAGTAAAATCAAATATCCTGAGGAATCTAGGGACTACTATAGCAACTCTCCCATTTTTCAGCCCTGTATCTTGGGACCTTTGGCTTTTGCTTGTCATTATCATTTGGTCGCCACGTATACCAGTGACTGCTGGTCTGGCAACAGGGTCGTTGGAATAAGGTGCTGCTTCATCTTTTGGCTGCATCTCAAATAGTCATTCCATGGTGAATAGTCGGCACCAGACTAGGTTATTTTGGAGGGCAAACTTGAATACGTGTCATTCTGTAACAAATATTGGGAAAAACAAGGgacctaaaatgaaaaaaaaaaaagaagattatATTCTAGTTCAGCATTTATACTGGTCCTGCAAAGTTTTGTTGGGCATTTTGTGGCACTATCATGGTCTGTGCTGCCATGCCCATAATTTCATGACGTCAGAAAATTAAGCAAATGCTGATTGATCTATAGTTCTTtccttgtatatatatatatatatatatatatataaggaatttggtGTTTTAGTTGTTCTAGAAATCGTTGCATGAAAAGATCAACTATTGTAGCTAACGACAAATTATGAgatttttattcatttcataaaattttcaaactttatcttTCATCGTGATATGTGGAAACCTAATATACATTAGTTGTATTATTATCTACAGTGTACCAAACAATTGAAATTGGTGATTGTTGAGATGCTCGAACCTAAATCTTGTATGCAATTGGCAGATTTCTTGGTCATGTTCTTGAATTCTCGAGGTTTTTAACATTGTTTAATActagaagaaaaggaaacaaaaaatagGCATACTTTTCTTGTAGAAATAAGTGGTTTTTGGTATCTCCAAATTCATTCTCGTCTTCTCTCCAAGTAATGGATAATAACAAAGTCATACCTgcaaaaggaataaaatgaaaCACGACAGTAGAATTTACAACATCTGAATGGTATTGGCTTGCTTGTacactgtggaaaggcaaaggTGGGGTGAGTTAATGATAACTGGAAATTGAATTTTTCTTGTTACTAAACTTCGAGCGAATTCTCAATACGATGCACGAATTTGTTTCTAAAAGTTAACCagtaccccaaaaaaaaaaaaaaaaaaaaaaagaagctagCACAAACTTTTATTTTAAGGAAATCAAATTGAGATATCAAATCCCAATTAGTAAGTGTTTTTTAGCTCATTTGCCCCAAATCCCAATTAATAAGTGTACATTTCAATCACAATTGAAACTCCAAAATCAGCTTCAAGGTATGCATACAAATTTCAAAGTACTTATTTGTTTAACACAACCGGTATAAGAAAacaaattttcgtttttttttccctctctttatCCATCATTAGCCTTTCTAAATGCTGCTAGCTCTGAACTTCTTATTAAGTtggaccaaaaacaaaaaaaaaaaaagaaaaagaaaagacttTAATGGTTAAATTTCGTTGTCAAAGACTTGAGATTTTCAAGTCCACCAGTGAAAGTGAGATGAAAAGGGCCTTTTCAATTCAATGAGACAGATACTACAAGTTATATACTTAACTCACATGCATGCTAACgtgaatatgtgatttattaagttgaaaacAGATGAAATCTGGAAGAAGGCAACAAAACACAGTTTACATATCGCATAAATTTCGGCTTTAACTTTGTCATTCAATTGCCTTTTTCTTCAGATTAATGGACAATAAAAGAAATACATACATACTACCATAATCAACTTTAGAAAATTGTTTTTTGCTTTGAACAGTGAAATCTTCTACCTGTGCTACAAGAAGTAGAGATAATTAAACCACTGATGATGTGCTTATTATATCTATACTTTTACTAGGAAGACATTGCTATGATATTTTCAAGTGCATGGACTGCGCCATTGATGGGTCAAGAAATAGAAACAAGAAGTTGatgagatatatatatattttttcacaCACTTGCAAATTTAGCTTACGAAGATAATCTACTCTAGTCTCTATCTCAACTCTGTCAGCGACAGGAAAATATTAAATGCAACAGACATATTATTTTCTTAGTTCAACGCGCCTGAAAACCTTATTTTCAGACATCTTTATAGCAAAAGACTTTTTTAGTAGATGAATAACAGTTCTAgatgaatgataattatgtaaaatttgaatacAAAATCCAATTTTTGTACATGTGCTATATGAATCCAGCACTGACAGTGTGTATACTGCGTGTGCATGTAAGATTCACTCTTTTATCTTACACCTAATAATTTCCGCTTAGGCGCGCTACGCCACCACAGAAAAAGCTGTGCAAgatggacaaaaaaaaaagggaagaaaaaaagaggtaGTAATATAAATCGACTTGGAAGCTCTTTGATGCAGATCAAAACAGCAATGGGGTGACTGGAATGACCATTTTGCAAGACAAGTGGAAAAGTTTTAAGGAATAAGTTGATGGAAATTAATATTTAAGGACTTAACTAATGGACTTCTGGTTGAACTGCACATAGGTCATGCTCTGGTCATGCATCCGTGATCATATCAACCGGGAAACAATCCATATATTATAGACTGAATATTTAAGGACTTAACTAATGGACTTTTGGTTGAACTGCACATAGGTCATGCTCCGGTCATGCATCCGTGATCATATCAACCGGGGAACAATCCATATATTATAGACTGGTTTGAGACTAGTAAAATCTTTGTTTGTCTGTCTAATTACGATACTATATACAATGGCATACATGATATGAAGTATTAATGCATTCGTTTTTCCAATTCCCTGTGCCTTTCTCAAGAGATgacttaaaaaattaattactaCACACCAGAGATGTATACTTTGATGGAAATTTAGTAAGAGTCTTGAATTTCAACCTTTCGTCTTCCCTCATGCCTCTCTGCCTCTGGAATAAGTTTGTGTTTTAAAACTCAAACCGGACTAGCTGGTCGAACACGGAACCGATCAAGTGTCCGGTCCGAGTTATGCTAAAAAACCGGGTAAGTAAAAACTCTGTCAAAAATTGGATTTGATCGGGTTTGACCGAAAAAACCGGATTTTTCGGGTCAATcaagtatttttgaaaaaaaaactcaaattttttcaatattatgttttgacccctagattgttaaaaattattaatatacctcaaatatttcatactttatcaaTGTTGTCTTAcagtttggtgttatttttcaattaagtccATAATTTCAATTCTAAAGTTGTTAAtgctcattaaataatataaattgctatttgattgttctaatttctttgtattttcttgttaaatatatttgaaacatcaaatatatatgaatatatctttattaatattaacatgttattaggtattttacatataatattttaatttttaaataatttttatttatgacgtcatccggttcaacTCCGATCGAACCCGGTTGAATCCATTGACTCCTGACCCCTGAGTTTGACCGAATCGATACTCGGTCCGATTCTGAAAACATAGGAATAAGTCTACATGAGTCAACGTAAGATGTTGTATTTGTATACAGCAAAATCCCATATGATAGGAGTATGTATTGGCTGTAAATTCAGACCGGAGCTGGGCTGAATAGATCTCAACACTGACTTTTACTAGTATTATTCCTATACCTGACGAGTGGAAAATTAAACCTCAATTTCCTGGTTATACGAGTCTGAAAACAAGCTGGAAGGTCCTCTATTATGTCCTTCTGATTGAGATGGCTTTTTGAATCTTGACTATCCACTTGTAGTTggaattcattaatttttttttcttccaaaacagcaacttatATTTATAAAGATAATCATTACATCATGAGTTTGTACTGAGAAAATGCCTAGACAGACACATTTTCACATTAGTAATTAAGAACGTGGAGTTTTAATGTAGGAAAAAAATTATGCCATGTACAATCTTTGGAATGACTTCcaaattgacttttttttttgtttgcctCGATTACCTTCCAGGTAAACTATTCAACTGTAATTAAAAGACACGGCTAAGAAATTGTTTGCATGTGGTCGGCCCTCCATAGACCTTGTCGATAAATTTTGTCTGCATTTCTGCCAGTATCATTTGACTACAGACTATATATGGATCACCAAAACCAACTCCATAAACTCCAAAGCAACGACTCAAACCAACATAATAATACTTCAGAGCTTTGGATTTAGTTCCAAACATAAAACCTTCCATTGCAAAATATGGAACACTGCCGCCAGCAGAATACTCCACCATCTCCTTATCAAAATGCAACACCACCTACCCAGTATCCTTGCGCAGCATGCAAATCTCTCCGCCGTAGATGTTCCGACAAATGTGTCTTGGCCCCTTATTTTCCTTCCTCGGAACCATTGAGGTTCAACATCGTCCACAAAGTTTATGGAGCTAGCAACATCATCAGAAGGTTGCAGGTATAATGCATGCAGCATGGACAAAgcctcttttttgttttttttttttttttgcccttttcttcCTAAATTATGTGGGAATTGGGATGAGACAAATGATGGGCTTAAAGCCCTTAAACCCTATACAACTTAAGTTTGAAGGGgctgaaattttctgatttgcATTGTTTTGACTACTTCACACACTGAATTTAGACCACACACAAAGTGAAGAAGTTACCAATAGATCGTCAAGTCTGCAAGAAGGACGTGTTGATGATATGAAGCCTCAGATATACAAAGGAAAGGAAGATGATATGATATTCTAATTTGGCATGAAATGAATTGATAAAGAAGGAAAATGTGGGCAGACAATTTTATTCCCTAACTTTGATACTATATGATGTCTCTTTAATCATCTTCGACTAAACTTTGTTGTCTGATTTACGCACAGCTCCATGCTTGCCACCTTTTTCTTGGATGCATGTACTACTGCAATTTTTGCGCATGTTACACATTTTTGCATGCATTATTTAAACTTAAATTGGTCACGTCCATTACCCTACAATTCAATGTGAGTGATCGGAACTAAGTTGCAAACCTGTATCATTAATTGTGAAATTGAAATTTTAGGCCAACgattgaataaatcatcatcaATTCTGAATTTTCAGGAACTTCCGGAGCCTCAAAGATCAGATGCTGTGAATAGCATGGTTTACGAAGCTGGTGCAAGAATCAGGGATCCAGTTTACGGTTGCGCTGGTACAGTGACCCTACTTCAGCAGCAAATTCTGGGGCTTCAAGAAGAGTTGGCGAAAGCGCAGGCCGAGATCCTTAATATGCAATGCCAGATTGCCAATTTAGTCTCGTTAGATTGGATGGAAATGTTTCCGTCGCAAGAGCAAGAAACCTTTAATTAATGTCTCGGGGCTGCAGCAAGATATTATCCATATATCGGAAAAACAGCCATGGGATGCCAGGGACACAACTAATTTTTCTTTAGAACAACTTTGTACACATGAGAAAGCTATGGGCATATGACTGGTGAccatatatatatctatatatatatatatatagggctGAAACTGATCAAAAGTTTGCAACGCCATTCTAATATAGTATATATTTAGGGTGCCTTTAAACGTTGATGTTTGAACGGGATTGGATACTTTAATAAATACATGTATGCCCATTGAGTGATCAGTGGTTCTTTGATTGTTAGAGAATACTGAATACTATTTTTCTCTTAGTTGATGGCAGTAATACAAGGTTTATGACAGAGTAATTTTCTCATTATTGCATTAACGAAACTTGCTACATTATTTTGTTACTGTATTTGCATCTAATAGGCAGCAAAAAGTACTAGCCTGAACCAGGGGGACTTCATCAATATCAGCAATTATGCAACTGTCCAAGCTATATTTGTGGGTACTAAAGTTTCAACCTAGATTAAGAATATCAATTGGTTATGATTAATGGAACTCATGTTGGGGTCTCATCTTTCATTTTACCTAATACTACAACCgtggtaaaaattaaaaaaaaaatgctcatcTTTTCAACGAGTGGCAACAACTCAGCAATTGGCATAccccaaaaagaaaagggttCTAACAAAATCACATAACAAAGTTCTTCAAATGGACTTCCCATGAATGAAATGATAATTCCCTTCAATCCAATCATCATAAACCCTTGTTTGCATTgctatttttctataaaatattttttgaattttttagaaATATTCCCTCGATATATTTTTTGGTCACGTTTTTACCTCACATTCGTAAcgtctaaaaaaaaaagtgctactctattaatttttgaaaaaaatttcaaaaattccaaTCCAAATGGGCGTTGTGTATTCAGTTTGGACCTAGATCCATTGCATCGACCCAAATGGCCTGTGGTTTGCTGACCTTTCTTGATTTCACCTACACTGGGTTCCTTTGGTTGTTAGCTAGGCTTGGGAAAGAAAGTACACTCGTTGTACAAGAAGTCCAAAATTTTGATCTATAATCAATGGGCTCTGTCGTACTTTGTAGCccttttgaaatttcaaaagaTTAATATATAAAATTAGCAAAGTCCAGTGACCCAGTTGCATCTATTGAActattgtaattttttaaatttcaattcatATCAACCTTTATGTCGAGTgacttttattttctcaaaaaaaaaaaaaaaattttttttgctttgagCTCTTAAAAGATTAATATATAAAATTAGCAAAGTCCAGTGACCCAGTTGCATCTATTGAActattgtaattttttaaatttcaattcatATCAACCTTTATGTCGAGTgacttttattttctcaaaaaaaaaaaaaaaattttttttgctttgagCTCTTAGGCGGCCTAGCACATGGATCAGCAAGATACTAATTTCATGCACGCAATTTTCAcacccaaaaaaatatataaataaatacacCTGCTTGCAGTGCTTGCAGATCTTACTGGACCAAAGGGGTGCCTGGCACCATCCTTGAATTTTTTTCGCTGCCGGTGGGATTTGAACCCTCACCTACAGCCCAATGAGAGACTTAAGTCTCACTTGATGGCCACTGAGCCAAGCCCAGTGGTTAAATACACCTGCCTGCATGATAAGCACTCTATCTTTCCAGAAGAAACTAGTTTTGTACACATTCGTTGAATGGGAattgtttaaaaataataaattatttagtgtagtttataaaaatatttgcataaaatacaaacttattgtataatctattataacCTTTCTTAAATACATTACTATGTGCACATGGTTATTTAAAAAAGTCTTATAATGTAAATTtaaacatctaattcagtgattaataattcaaaaatgcaaaaaaaaaaaaaaaaaaattgacgatatgataacattcaaaaacttgaaaataggCAAGATCAATCTTGGCTGATCTTCTGTAAACAAAAGAATGGCCAACCCGTTAccaaaacatcaattttggtacTTAATATAAATGGCTTAAAGGTtaatgtgaaaagaaaagaaaccgaATGAAGTATTAATAAAAGATCAGAATTCAGAATCAATCAAGTCATAGGAACATAGCAACCTTCTAAATCTATTCATGGCTAATAGAAGCAAAACGAAAATATAAGATGTATTTTGCTCTTAagtaaaaaacataaaaaatctaAATAGTCTGATGTATATTGCATGACGTGAACTGCTATATGACaatgaacttgatgccttgccATTTATATAATCAGTGACACCTTCTTGTTCTTTAGAAGCTTTTTACCAAAGtctaaaaaaaaacattgaaaactgcacaaaatttttttaaccccagaaacctagaaaaaaaaaattagtacaTTGTTGAAGAcaattaataaattgtcaaaggCAATTAAAAAATCTTGTGAAAACACATAGTTTAAAAGGCCACTTCTAAATCACTAACCAAAAAGCAATATGTGTTCTACTTGAATTGAAGAGTGAATCCATAAATTGAAATAacaaattaattacaaaaaccTTGCCAGAAATAAAAACCAAACTGTAACTTTTGAAGACTTACTTANNNNNNNNNNNNNNNNNNNNNNNNNNNNNNNNNNNNNNNNNNNNNNNNNNNNNNNNNNNNNNNNNNNNNNNNNNNNNNNNNNNNNNNNNNNNNNNNNNNNNNNNNNNNNNNNNNNNNNNNNNNNNNNNNNNNNNNNNNNNNNNNNNNNNNNNNNNNNNNNNNNNNNNNNNNNNNNNNNNNNNNNNNNNNNNNNNNNNNNNNNNNNNNNNNNNNNNNNNNNNNNNNNNNNNNNNNNNNNNNNNNNNNNNNNNNNNNNNNNNNNNNNNNNNNNNNNNNNNNNNNNNNNNNNNNNNNNNNNNNNNNNNNNNNNNNNNNNNNNNNNNNNNNNNNNNNNNNNNNNNNNNNNNNNNNNNNNNNNNNNNNNNNNNNNNNNNNNNNNNNNNNNNNNNNNNNNNNNNNNNNNNNNNNNNNNNNNNNNNNNNNNNNNNNNNNNNNNNNNNNNNNNNNNNNNNNNNNNNNNNNNNNNNNNNNNNNNNNNNNNNNNNNNNNNNNNNNNNNNNNNNNNNNNNNNNNNNNNNNNNNNNNNNNNNNNNNNNNNNNNNNNNNNNNNNNNNNNNNNNNNNNNNNNNNNNNNNNNNNNNNNNNNNNNNNNNNNNNNNNNNNNNNNNNNNNNNNNNNNNNNNNNNNNNNNNNNNNNNNNNNNNNNNNNNNNNNNNNNNNNNNNNNNNNNNNNNNNNNNNNNNNNNNNNNNNNNNNNNNNNNNNNNNNNNNNNNNNNNNNNNNNNNNNNNNNNNNNNNNNNNNNNNNNNNNNNNNNNNNNNNNNNNNNNNNNNNNNNNNNNNNNNNNNNNNNNNNNNNNNNNNNNNNNNNNNNNNNNNNNNNN
This portion of the Coffea eugenioides isolate CCC68of chromosome 11, Ceug_1.0, whole genome shotgun sequence genome encodes:
- the LOC113752649 gene encoding putative nuclease HARBI1, with amino-acid sequence MAWNNRRGARGRNADRMRQDEEDEALLLMSASLMLMHPSLAHVDNNQPLPQHDGSFTDRQWVERVLYGHHRRSIDNMRITTDNFLLLSNILVERQYVPHNYQQRVPIQEALAMTLMLVSHKHTHRVLGTIFDRSIETINRNIKKVLRGLCLFAAEIIRPGDQTAVHPRIANSTNFYPWFKDAVGAMDGTHISACPPTGEQMAYTNRHGWQSQNVLAVCDHDMRFIYVYAGWEGSAHDARVLESALAYPSDFPLPQPGQYYLVDAAYRNAPGFMPPYKNVGSESPSKTLFNTRHSQLRNVIERTFGVLKKRFKWLKGPVDNFYMSTQISIVIACCALHNFLRMHQPEDAHFQRFESQDVHLNEEPEIGGLVPQSFALNVSPAELAEWKAKRDYIATQMYAARGRRRR
- the LOC113752650 gene encoding LOB domain-containing protein 11-like, with the translated sequence MEHCRQQNTPPSPYQNATPPTQYPCAACKSLRRRCSDKCVLAPYFPSSEPLRFNIVHKVYGASNIIRRLQELPEPQRSDAVNSMVYEAGARIRDPVYGCAGTVTLLQQQILGLQEELAKAQAEILNMQCQIANLVSLDWMEMFPSQEQETFN